A window of Luteolibacter flavescens contains these coding sequences:
- a CDS encoding VOC family protein, which translates to MNKIGIKEAGFTGYPALDIEEARKFYGGIMGLKEGMVFEHEGKAGWVEFEIPGGHTLAIAQANDQWQPNAGGGGLCFEMEDLDAAIASLKDAGVKILLEPQDFPVCRMALISDPSGNTVALHQKKSNHPECSH; encoded by the coding sequence ATGAATAAAATCGGCATCAAGGAAGCAGGTTTCACGGGATACCCGGCCCTCGACATCGAGGAAGCACGCAAATTCTACGGCGGGATCATGGGCCTCAAGGAGGGCATGGTCTTCGAACACGAGGGCAAGGCCGGCTGGGTGGAATTCGAGATTCCCGGCGGCCACACCCTCGCCATCGCGCAGGCAAACGACCAATGGCAGCCCAATGCGGGCGGCGGTGGCCTTTGCTTCGAGATGGAAGACCTCGACGCCGCCATCGCATCGCTCAAGGACGCAGGAGTGAAGATCCTCCTCGAACCGCAGGACTTCCCGGTCTGCCGCATGGCCCTGATCTCGGACCCCAGCGGCAATACAGTGGCCCTGCACCAGAAGAAGTCGAATCACCCCGAGTGCTCGCACTGA
- a CDS encoding SufE family protein, translating into MSIADKQQEVLEELSFFPDWQERYEYVIGLGRKLPAMPEEQKTADKLIKGCQSQVWLDAHIEDGKVRFLADSDSVITKGMIALFVRVLDDETPDAILSADLSFIDRTGLKEHLAPTRANALNLMATQMKQRALEFSAA; encoded by the coding sequence ATGAGCATCGCCGACAAACAGCAGGAGGTCCTTGAGGAACTGTCCTTTTTCCCGGACTGGCAGGAGCGCTATGAATACGTCATCGGGCTGGGCCGGAAGCTGCCCGCGATGCCGGAGGAGCAGAAGACCGCCGACAAGCTCATCAAGGGCTGCCAGTCGCAGGTCTGGCTGGATGCCCACATCGAGGACGGCAAGGTGCGTTTCCTCGCCGACTCCGACTCCGTCATCACGAAGGGGATGATCGCTCTTTTCGTCCGCGTGCTGGATGACGAGACCCCGGACGCCATCCTCTCCGCCGATCTCTCCTTCATCGACCGCACCGGCCTCAAGGAACACCTCGCCCCCACCCGGGCGAATGCGCTCAACCTGATGGCCACGCAGATGAAGCAGCGCGCGCTGGAATTCAGTGCGGCTTGA
- the sucD gene encoding succinate--CoA ligase subunit alpha — protein MAILVDENTKLLVQGITGSFGARHAQLSLDYGTKLVAGVTPGKAGQKFAEIVPIFDTVSQAVQETGATASAIFVPPPFAADAILEAVDAGVELVVCITEGIPVMDMMRVKEALRGSKSRLIGPNCPGLVTPGLGEKSHGGCRIGITPSQICKRGNVGVVSRSGTLTYEAVFQLTQLGYGQSTLVGIGGDPINGTSHLDVLEMFNNDPETEAIIMIGEIGGTAEVEAARWAKENCKKPIAGFIAGATAPPGRRMGHAGAIVGGEEDTAQAKKRILAECGIAVAETPSDMAKTLLERWGK, from the coding sequence ATGGCCATCCTCGTTGACGAAAATACCAAGCTCCTCGTGCAGGGCATCACCGGCAGCTTCGGCGCGCGCCACGCGCAGCTGTCCCTCGACTACGGCACCAAGCTCGTCGCCGGCGTCACGCCCGGCAAGGCGGGCCAGAAGTTCGCCGAGATCGTGCCGATCTTCGACACCGTCTCGCAGGCCGTGCAGGAGACGGGTGCCACCGCATCCGCCATTTTCGTCCCGCCGCCATTCGCGGCCGACGCCATCCTCGAGGCCGTGGACGCCGGCGTGGAGCTGGTGGTCTGCATCACCGAGGGCATCCCGGTCATGGACATGATGCGCGTGAAGGAAGCCCTGCGCGGCTCGAAGTCCCGCCTCATCGGCCCGAATTGCCCCGGCCTCGTGACCCCCGGCCTCGGCGAGAAGTCGCACGGCGGCTGCCGCATCGGCATCACCCCGAGCCAGATCTGCAAGCGCGGGAATGTCGGCGTGGTCTCCCGCTCCGGCACCCTCACCTACGAGGCAGTGTTCCAGCTCACCCAGCTCGGCTACGGCCAGAGCACGCTCGTCGGCATCGGCGGCGACCCGATCAATGGCACCAGCCACCTCGACGTGCTGGAAATGTTCAACAATGACCCCGAGACCGAGGCCATCATCATGATCGGCGAGATCGGCGGCACTGCCGAGGTCGAGGCCGCCCGCTGGGCCAAGGAAAACTGCAAGAAGCCGATCGCAGGCTTCATCGCCGGTGCGACCGCACCTCCGGGACGCCGCATGGGCCACGCCGGTGCCATCGTCGGCGGTGAGGAAGACACCGCGCAGGCCAAGAAGCGCATCCTCGCTGAGTGCGGCATCGCCGTCGCCGAAACGCCGAGCGACATGGCGAAGACGCTGCTCGAGCGCTGGGGCAAGTAA
- a CDS encoding VOC family protein encodes MKVTEIAFSCYPVTDMARSVAFYEGVLGLTKTMDHEMEDGSGHWVEFDIGAGTLSLGKTPGWDPSPNGCTVGLEVEDFDIAVAKVRAAGVTVTMGPIETPVCHMLMISDPDGSPLIIHKRKPGHA; translated from the coding sequence ATGAAAGTCACCGAAATCGCATTCTCCTGCTACCCGGTCACCGACATGGCGCGGTCCGTCGCCTTCTATGAAGGCGTGCTCGGACTGACCAAAACCATGGACCACGAGATGGAAGATGGCAGCGGTCACTGGGTCGAATTCGACATCGGCGCGGGCACCCTCAGCCTCGGAAAGACTCCCGGCTGGGACCCCAGCCCGAATGGCTGCACGGTCGGCCTGGAGGTCGAGGACTTCGACATCGCCGTCGCCAAGGTCCGGGCCGCGGGTGTGACCGTGACCATGGGCCCCATCGAAACGCCGGTCTGCCACATGCTCATGATCTCCGATCCTGACGGCAGCCCGCTCATCATCCACAAGCGCAAGCCGGGCCACGCCTGA
- a CDS encoding GYF domain-containing protein yields the protein MSVHQQQWFFSSGGERYGPVGFDYLIELAKSGKLDPRNDMVWTTTLSDWEPAGEVEGLFERRAPTNDVPSMSGDFASTGNFESKPIPKAHFPGTGRIGYVMGTAVLPLALMVGWAFAVPLMLPYVPDGYKDYLPPVIIPLVGILILATLVKRFRNLGMTGWWVLGLMIPILNIWLGYRLLACPGGYAVVGKLDFPGKLVAVLYWGTLVAGIGLGAAAGVGAFGESADAAKWQDIMTQLNQLWKSGLPER from the coding sequence ATGTCGGTCCACCAACAACAGTGGTTTTTTTCGAGCGGTGGCGAGCGATACGGCCCAGTCGGATTCGATTATCTGATCGAGCTCGCCAAGTCGGGTAAGCTCGACCCCCGGAACGACATGGTGTGGACCACCACGCTCAGCGACTGGGAGCCGGCGGGTGAGGTCGAGGGCCTTTTCGAGCGCCGCGCCCCGACGAATGACGTGCCGTCGATGAGCGGGGACTTCGCGAGCACGGGAAATTTCGAATCCAAGCCGATCCCGAAGGCCCACTTCCCCGGCACCGGGCGCATCGGCTACGTGATGGGGACCGCGGTGTTGCCGCTGGCCCTCATGGTGGGCTGGGCATTCGCCGTCCCGCTGATGCTGCCCTACGTGCCGGATGGCTATAAGGACTACCTGCCCCCCGTGATTATCCCGCTGGTGGGCATCCTGATCCTGGCGACGCTGGTGAAGCGCTTCCGCAATCTCGGCATGACCGGATGGTGGGTGCTCGGCCTGATGATTCCTATCCTGAATATCTGGCTCGGCTACCGCCTGCTGGCGTGCCCCGGCGGCTATGCCGTCGTCGGAAAGCTGGATTTCCCCGGCAAGCTGGTGGCCGTACTCTACTGGGGTACGCTCGTCGCCGGCATCGGCCTGGGGGCCGCTGCCGGCGTGGGAGCTTTCGGCGAATCCGCGGATGCCGCGAAGTGGCAGGACATCATGACCCAACTCAACCAGCTCTGGAAGTCGGGTCTGCCGGAGCGCTGA
- a CDS encoding ABC transporter ATP-binding protein, giving the protein MNSILRVFSYLRHYPGLATAQLLCAVGMTLSVFVFPNATRQVIDQIIPNPARHGEFGLWIGISLAGFFLKDGLNALRIFINNTFEQKVIYDIRSDLYSKIQRLPLRWFDTRRTGDVMTRVVEDVTNMERVLIDGIEQGLVAALQVIGVGIFLFYLNPEVALWATLPVPVLAVGAWIYSTRGRDRYRNQRDASSDLNAILHDNISGIRQIKAYAAEGAELGRFNRYSEALRQASLRMMMWWAIYSPTMSFVRMTGYVFVLAVGGREVMEGPLLMGDFIAFFLSLSLFYEPIDRLNGLNQMILSGRAAADRVFEIIDSEEEKNAADGERLPAKIQAHVRFDKVSFAYGDQPTLHEVDLEARPGQTIALVGSTGAGKSTVLSVLTRFYERDSGAVTIDGIDIATLSKNSLRDRLGYVTQEPFLFNGTVRENMALAKRDATDEEMWAALEAAHASPFVKALPQMLDTNVGERGVKLSGGEKQRLSIARALLKNAPILLLDEATASVDSETERQIQDALDRLMENRTAFVIAHRLSTIRNADRIYVLEKGRVIEEGTHDELWARGGKYAELCRKSFLHQDEANPVADVVFKP; this is encoded by the coding sequence ATGAATTCCATCCTGCGCGTCTTTTCCTACCTCCGGCACTACCCCGGGCTCGCCACCGCCCAGCTCCTCTGTGCGGTCGGAATGACCCTTTCCGTCTTTGTTTTCCCGAATGCGACCCGCCAAGTGATCGACCAGATCATCCCGAATCCGGCGCGGCACGGTGAATTCGGACTGTGGATCGGCATTTCGCTGGCAGGCTTCTTCCTCAAGGACGGGCTGAACGCCTTACGGATCTTCATTAACAATACTTTCGAACAAAAAGTCATCTACGACATCCGGTCGGACCTCTACTCGAAGATCCAGCGCCTGCCGCTCCGGTGGTTCGACACCCGCCGGACCGGGGACGTGATGACCCGGGTGGTGGAGGACGTGACGAACATGGAGCGCGTGCTGATCGACGGGATCGAGCAGGGCCTCGTGGCGGCCCTCCAGGTGATCGGGGTGGGCATTTTCCTCTTTTACCTGAATCCCGAGGTGGCGCTGTGGGCCACCCTGCCGGTGCCGGTGCTGGCCGTGGGGGCGTGGATCTACTCGACGCGCGGCCGTGACCGCTACCGGAACCAGCGCGACGCCTCGTCCGACCTGAATGCGATCCTGCACGACAACATCTCCGGCATCCGCCAGATCAAGGCCTACGCCGCCGAAGGGGCCGAGCTAGGGCGCTTCAATCGCTACTCCGAGGCGCTCCGCCAAGCCTCGCTGCGAATGATGATGTGGTGGGCGATCTATTCGCCGACGATGTCCTTCGTCCGCATGACCGGCTACGTCTTCGTGCTGGCGGTGGGTGGGCGGGAGGTCATGGAAGGACCGCTTCTAATGGGCGATTTCATAGCATTCTTCCTCTCGCTGTCGCTTTTCTACGAGCCGATCGACCGACTGAACGGGCTGAACCAGATGATCCTCTCTGGCCGCGCAGCGGCGGACCGGGTCTTTGAGATCATCGATTCAGAAGAAGAGAAGAACGCCGCCGACGGCGAGAGGCTCCCGGCGAAAATCCAGGCGCACGTGCGTTTTGACAAAGTCTCCTTCGCCTACGGCGACCAGCCGACGCTGCACGAGGTGGATCTGGAGGCGCGCCCCGGCCAGACGATCGCCCTCGTCGGCTCGACCGGCGCGGGGAAATCCACGGTGCTCTCGGTCCTGACGCGCTTCTACGAGCGGGACAGCGGCGCGGTGACCATCGACGGCATCGACATCGCCACGCTCTCGAAGAATTCCCTTCGCGACCGCCTCGGCTACGTGACGCAGGAGCCCTTCCTCTTCAATGGTACCGTCCGGGAAAACATGGCGCTGGCGAAGCGCGATGCGACGGACGAGGAAATGTGGGCCGCGCTGGAGGCCGCGCACGCCTCGCCCTTCGTGAAGGCCCTGCCCCAGATGCTCGATACGAACGTGGGCGAGCGCGGGGTGAAGCTCTCCGGCGGGGAAAAGCAGCGGCTTTCCATCGCCCGCGCCCTGCTGAAAAACGCACCCATCCTGCTGCTCGACGAGGCCACCGCGTCCGTGGACAGCGAGACGGAGCGCCAGATCCAGGACGCGCTGGACCGCCTGATGGAGAATCGCACCGCCTTCGTGATCGCCCACCGGCTCTCCACCATCCGGAATGCCGACCGCATCTACGTGCTGGAAAAGGGCCGGGTGATCGAGGAAGGCACCCACGACGAGCTGTGGGCACGCGGCGGGAAGTATGCCGAGCTGTGCCGGAAATCTTTTCTGCATCAGGATGAGGCAAATCCGGTGGCCGACGTCGTTTTCAAGCCGTGA
- a CDS encoding DUF423 domain-containing protein, whose amino-acid sequence MNDRCLGATAAFSAGLAVILGALAAHALHDKLEAAGHVESFDTAVLYHLTHSIAALFLAHAGFLKSAWTMLAGMLLFSGSIYVLCLVKGVSWLGPVTPVGGLLMIIAWFALAVGYVRKKD is encoded by the coding sequence ATGAATGACAGATGTCTTGGTGCGACGGCGGCCTTTTCCGCCGGACTCGCGGTGATCCTCGGAGCCCTCGCGGCGCACGCCCTGCACGACAAGCTGGAGGCGGCCGGTCACGTCGAGTCCTTCGACACGGCCGTGCTGTATCACCTGACGCACTCCATCGCCGCGCTCTTCCTCGCCCATGCGGGCTTCCTCAAGTCGGCGTGGACGATGCTCGCGGGCATGCTGCTTTTCTCCGGCAGCATCTACGTGCTCTGCCTGGTGAAGGGCGTCTCGTGGCTCGGACCTGTCACACCGGTCGGCGGGCTGCTGATGATCATCGCATGGTTCGCGTTGGCAGTAGGTTATGTCCGGAAGAAGGACTGA
- a CDS encoding DUF808 domain-containing protein has translation MAGGSLLTLLDDIAALLDDVAVMTKRAASKTAGVLGDDLALNAQQVSGVVAQRELPVVWAVAKGSFVNKLILVPAALLISVFAPWLVTPLLMVGGIYLCYEGVEKLSHRFLHPGESKKTVEDAKADLAETTPVVVDEKAKIKGAVRTDFVLSAEIIAITLNVVEKEPLLTKGLTLSAIALAMTIGVYGLVAGIVKLDDLGLYLSQRASAAAKAFGRAILWGAPYLMKTLSVLGTAAMFLVGGEILTHGIHSVYEWIKHTAAGVGGIGGSLLSMLFNGLFGVVAGTLALAFMLGIKIVRGKPTH, from the coding sequence ATGGCTGGAGGAAGTTTGCTCACGTTGCTGGATGATATTGCCGCGCTCCTTGATGACGTCGCGGTGATGACCAAGAGGGCCGCTTCAAAGACGGCCGGGGTGCTGGGTGACGATCTGGCACTGAATGCCCAGCAGGTGAGCGGCGTGGTGGCCCAGCGCGAGTTGCCGGTGGTGTGGGCGGTCGCGAAGGGCTCCTTCGTCAACAAGCTGATCCTGGTCCCCGCCGCGCTCCTCATCAGTGTCTTCGCCCCGTGGCTGGTCACGCCGCTGCTGATGGTCGGCGGCATCTACCTCTGCTATGAGGGTGTCGAGAAGCTATCCCACCGCTTCCTGCACCCCGGGGAGTCGAAGAAGACCGTCGAGGATGCGAAGGCGGATCTGGCCGAGACGACACCCGTCGTGGTGGATGAGAAAGCAAAGATCAAGGGTGCCGTCCGCACGGACTTCGTGCTCTCCGCGGAGATCATCGCGATCACGCTGAACGTGGTGGAGAAAGAGCCGCTCCTCACGAAGGGTTTGACCCTTTCGGCTATCGCGCTCGCCATGACGATCGGCGTTTACGGCCTGGTCGCGGGCATCGTGAAGCTTGACGATCTCGGCCTCTATCTCAGCCAGCGCGCCTCCGCCGCGGCGAAGGCCTTCGGTCGCGCGATCCTCTGGGGCGCGCCTTACCTCATGAAGACGCTGTCCGTCCTCGGCACGGCGGCGATGTTCCTGGTCGGTGGTGAAATCCTCACGCATGGCATTCACTCCGTTTACGAGTGGATCAAGCATACCGCGGCGGGTGTGGGCGGCATCGGTGGCTCGTTGCTCTCGATGTTGTTCAATGGTCTTTTCGGCGTGGTGGCAGGGACACTCGCTCTCGCCTTCATGCTCGGCATCAAGATCGTTCGCGGAAAGCCGACGCATTGA
- a CDS encoding TlpA disulfide reductase family protein — translation MKITYASLFLAAALPAFAQKAGDTMPPDALGKLEWVQGTAPTAWEPGKVYVLECWATWCGPCIAAIPHVDELYDKYQEKGLRVIGVNVWEDGKDKVEAFVKNKGEGMSYPVAYTGKGGVFETEWLKPADVRGIPHAFIVKDGKVLLTTHPMQLTEPVIEGLLAGGDAEAKVLEEIKEAQRKREEVGKANQAFRQASMKKDTAAMDAAFSDLKKLDPANTMLPALEIDLLVAKADWAGAEAALAKLDGNPMAAMTVTSVAQAISKTPDVPESFKKSVISSFATLVEKTGHAMQYQMLAKLQWSLGEKDAAKTSAAKAVEWTKSEKGVKAGIPSAPFEKFAEALDKDELPSDEQMTTWLRESLPKQAKPAAKITPKEG, via the coding sequence GTGAAAATCACATACGCTTCCCTGTTCCTCGCCGCAGCCCTCCCCGCCTTCGCGCAGAAGGCCGGTGACACCATGCCACCGGACGCCCTCGGCAAGCTCGAGTGGGTGCAAGGCACCGCCCCGACCGCCTGGGAGCCGGGCAAGGTCTATGTGCTGGAGTGCTGGGCCACCTGGTGCGGCCCGTGCATCGCGGCCATCCCGCACGTGGACGAGCTCTACGACAAGTATCAGGAAAAAGGCCTGCGCGTCATCGGCGTGAACGTCTGGGAAGACGGCAAGGACAAGGTGGAAGCCTTTGTGAAAAACAAGGGTGAAGGCATGTCCTACCCGGTGGCCTACACTGGCAAGGGCGGCGTCTTTGAAACCGAATGGCTGAAGCCCGCGGATGTCCGCGGCATCCCGCACGCCTTCATCGTGAAGGACGGAAAGGTCCTGCTGACCACCCACCCGATGCAGCTCACCGAGCCGGTCATTGAGGGCCTGCTGGCCGGTGGCGACGCCGAGGCGAAGGTGCTGGAAGAGATCAAGGAAGCCCAGCGCAAGCGCGAGGAGGTCGGCAAGGCCAACCAAGCCTTCCGCCAAGCCTCCATGAAGAAGGACACCGCAGCCATGGATGCCGCCTTCTCCGATCTGAAGAAGCTCGATCCCGCGAACACCATGCTGCCCGCGCTGGAAATCGACCTGCTCGTCGCCAAGGCGGACTGGGCCGGTGCGGAGGCCGCGCTGGCCAAGCTGGACGGCAACCCGATGGCCGCCATGACGGTGACGAGCGTCGCGCAGGCGATCTCGAAGACCCCGGACGTGCCGGAGAGCTTCAAGAAGTCGGTGATTTCCAGCTTCGCCACCCTCGTGGAGAAGACCGGTCACGCCATGCAGTACCAGATGCTGGCCAAGCTCCAGTGGTCGCTCGGTGAAAAGGATGCCGCCAAGACCAGCGCCGCCAAGGCCGTGGAGTGGACGAAGTCCGAGAAGGGCGTGAAGGCAGGAATCCCCTCCGCGCCTTTCGAGAAATTCGCCGAAGCCCTCGACAAGGATGAGCTGCCTTCCGACGAGCAGATGACCACCTGGCTGCGCGAGTCCCTGCCCAAGCAGGCCAAGCCCGCTGCCAAGATCACGCCGAAGGAAGGCTGA